One Streptomyces fagopyri DNA window includes the following coding sequences:
- a CDS encoding SPOR domain-containing protein: MNDGTITLPWLVIRQDDNGNRYRVGRYATRAEAQKIADSLDDRGHKQLYWVERIGPNGVR; encoded by the coding sequence ATGAACGACGGCACGATCACTCTTCCCTGGCTCGTCATACGGCAGGACGACAACGGCAACCGCTATCGCGTCGGCAGGTACGCGACCCGGGCCGAGGCCCAGAAGATCGCTGACAGCCTCGACGACCGCGGACACAAGCAGCTCTACTGGGTCGAGCGGATCGGCCCGAACGGCGTCAGGTGA
- a CDS encoding DUF6542 domain-containing protein — protein MEQHRTRPPQYRQRRDAPLPAQAGRSATVGPQKGTPPARRPAPLPAGSGGRLPNPRLTGLGSGLFCAAAMFVLACADQLLFGASAAVYGVLFLPVCALTALWVRRGDLVSAPVVVPIAFAFGLLPLAGGGGSGRLMGLVTALATQAGWLYGGTLVAGVIATVRKARQMTRRAAQRRSRTPAPRRATTPTTPQSRSAGQLG, from the coding sequence GTGGAGCAACACAGGACGCGCCCCCCTCAGTACCGGCAGCGACGCGACGCGCCTCTTCCCGCCCAGGCCGGGCGGAGTGCGACCGTCGGCCCGCAGAAGGGCACACCGCCCGCACGACGGCCCGCGCCGCTGCCCGCGGGGAGCGGGGGGCGGCTGCCGAACCCCCGGCTGACCGGGCTCGGCAGCGGGCTGTTCTGCGCCGCGGCGATGTTCGTCCTCGCCTGCGCCGACCAGCTGTTGTTCGGGGCGTCCGCGGCCGTGTACGGCGTGCTGTTCCTGCCCGTCTGCGCGCTGACCGCGCTCTGGGTGCGGCGCGGAGACCTCGTCAGCGCGCCCGTGGTCGTGCCGATCGCGTTCGCGTTCGGGCTGCTGCCCCTCGCCGGCGGGGGCGGCAGCGGCCGCCTGATGGGACTCGTCACCGCGCTGGCCACGCAGGCCGGCTGGCTGTACGGGGGCACGCTGGTCGCGGGGGTCATCGCGACCGTCCGCAAGGCGCGGCAGATGACCCGCCGGGCCGCGCAGCGGCGGAGCCGGACCCCCGCGCCCCGCCGGGCCACCACCCCCACCACCCCTCAGTCGAGGTCGGCCGGACAACTCGGCTAG
- the ppgK gene encoding polyphosphate--glucose phosphotransferase has translation MQIFGVDIGGSGIKGAPVDLDRGDLTEERHKVLTPHPATPDAVADGVKEVVGHFGWTGPVGITFPGVVADGATIRTAANVDKAWVDTDARALLGDRLGGLPVTVLNDADAAGVAEMQFGAGRDRRGTVLLLTFGTGIGSALFVDGELVPNTELGHLELGGHDAEKRASTKAKEDNELTWEHWARRVTKYLTHVEMLFSPELFIIGGGVSRKADKFLPLIEGIKAEIVPAQLQNNAGIVGAAMRAAKTAS, from the coding sequence ATGCAGATCTTCGGTGTGGACATCGGCGGATCCGGGATCAAGGGCGCCCCTGTGGACCTGGACCGCGGCGATTTGACGGAGGAGCGCCACAAAGTGCTCACTCCTCATCCGGCGACGCCCGACGCGGTGGCGGACGGCGTGAAGGAGGTCGTCGGGCACTTCGGCTGGACGGGCCCCGTCGGTATCACCTTCCCCGGGGTGGTCGCCGACGGCGCCACCATTCGTACGGCCGCGAATGTCGACAAGGCGTGGGTCGACACCGACGCGCGCGCCCTGCTGGGCGACCGGCTCGGCGGCCTGCCGGTGACGGTCCTGAACGACGCGGACGCGGCGGGCGTCGCCGAGATGCAGTTCGGTGCAGGCCGCGACCGCCGGGGCACGGTCCTTCTGCTCACCTTCGGCACGGGGATCGGCAGCGCGCTCTTCGTCGACGGCGAGCTGGTCCCGAACACGGAGCTGGGCCACCTGGAGCTCGGCGGCCACGACGCGGAGAAGCGCGCCTCCACGAAGGCCAAGGAGGACAACGAACTGACCTGGGAGCACTGGGCGCGCCGGGTCACGAAGTACCTCACCCATGTGGAGATGCTCTTCTCCCCGGAGCTGTTCATCATCGGCGGTGGCGTCAGCCGCAAGGCGGACAAGTTCCTGCCGCTGATCGAGGGCATCAAGGCGGAGATCGTCCCGGCCCAGCTCCAGAACAACGCGGGGATCGTGGGCGCGGCGATGAGAGCGGCGAAGACGGCGTCGTAG
- a CDS encoding exodeoxyribonuclease VII small subunit — MTGKVDETLGYEQARDELIEVVRRLEAGGTTLEESLALWERGEELAKVCRRRLEGARARLDAALAEEEPKDGDAGTE; from the coding sequence ATGACCGGCAAGGTGGACGAGACGCTCGGCTACGAGCAGGCGCGGGACGAGCTGATCGAGGTCGTGCGCCGCCTGGAGGCGGGCGGTACGACCCTGGAGGAGTCCCTCGCCCTCTGGGAGCGCGGCGAGGAACTGGCGAAGGTGTGCCGCCGCCGGCTGGAGGGCGCCCGGGCCCGGCTGGACGCGGCCTTGGCGGAGGAGGAACCGAAGGACGGGGACGCGGGCACCGAGTGA
- a CDS encoding (deoxy)nucleoside triphosphate pyrophosphohydrolase encodes MDETIVVVGGALLHDGRLLAARRSAPPELAGRWELPGGKVEPGEAPDAALVRELREELGVVTEAVERVPGEWPLRMPYVLQVWTARLLPGSGDPEPLEDHDELRWLTPDEIWDVDWLDQDVPAVKATLPHWTTASAGHDADRRP; translated from the coding sequence ATGGACGAAACGATCGTGGTCGTGGGGGGTGCCCTGCTGCACGACGGACGCCTCCTCGCCGCGCGCCGCAGCGCGCCTCCCGAACTGGCCGGACGCTGGGAACTGCCCGGCGGCAAGGTCGAGCCGGGCGAGGCGCCCGACGCCGCCCTCGTGCGCGAGCTGCGCGAGGAACTCGGTGTCGTGACGGAGGCCGTGGAGCGCGTCCCGGGGGAGTGGCCTCTTCGGATGCCGTACGTGCTCCAGGTGTGGACCGCGCGGCTGCTTCCCGGCTCGGGCGACCCCGAACCCCTGGAGGACCACGACGAACTGCGCTGGCTGACCCCGGACGAGATCTGGGACGTGGACTGGCTGGACCAGGACGTCCCCGCGGTGAAGGCCACGCTGCCTCACTGGACCACCGCCTCCGCCGGGCACGACGCCGACCGCCGGCCGTAG
- the ychF gene encoding redox-regulated ATPase YchF, producing MSLTIGIVGLPNVGKSTMFNALTKNDVLAANYPFATIEPNVGVVGVPDARLTKLAEIFSSQKILPATVDFVDIAGIVKGASEGEGLGNKFLANIRESDAICQVIRAFQDENVVHVDGKVSPKDDIETINTELILADLQTIEKVLPRLQRESRIKKDIGPKVAAVEAAKEILEKGDTLFSQGIVQGSGNEELLHDLHLLTTKPFLYVFNVDEDELVDEDFKTAQRALVAPAEAIFLNAKLEADLAELDEEEAMELLESVGVEEPGMATLARVGFDTLGLQTYLTAGPKESRAWTIKKGATAPEAAGVIHTDFQKGFIKAEVISFGDLVETGSVAEARAKGKARMEGKDYVMQDGDVVEFRFNV from the coding sequence GTGTCGCTCACGATCGGAATCGTCGGTCTGCCGAATGTCGGCAAGTCGACCATGTTCAACGCCCTGACCAAGAACGACGTGCTGGCGGCCAACTACCCGTTCGCCACGATCGAGCCGAACGTCGGCGTGGTCGGCGTCCCCGACGCGCGCCTGACGAAACTGGCCGAGATCTTCTCCTCCCAGAAGATCCTCCCGGCGACCGTCGACTTCGTCGACATCGCGGGCATCGTGAAGGGCGCCTCCGAGGGCGAGGGCCTGGGCAACAAGTTCCTCGCGAACATCCGTGAGTCCGACGCGATCTGCCAGGTCATCCGCGCCTTCCAGGACGAGAACGTCGTGCACGTCGACGGCAAGGTCTCGCCCAAGGACGACATCGAGACGATCAACACCGAGCTGATCCTCGCCGACCTGCAGACCATCGAGAAGGTCCTGCCGCGCCTCCAGCGGGAGTCGCGGATCAAGAAGGACATCGGGCCGAAGGTCGCGGCCGTCGAGGCGGCGAAGGAGATCCTGGAGAAGGGCGACACCCTCTTCTCCCAGGGCATCGTCCAGGGTTCCGGCAACGAGGAACTCCTCCATGACCTGCACCTCCTCACGACCAAGCCCTTCCTCTACGTCTTCAACGTGGACGAGGACGAGCTGGTGGACGAGGACTTCAAGACCGCGCAGCGTGCCCTGGTCGCCCCCGCCGAGGCGATCTTCCTCAACGCCAAGCTGGAGGCTGACCTCGCCGAGCTCGACGAGGAGGAGGCGATGGAACTCCTGGAGTCGGTGGGCGTCGAAGAGCCCGGCATGGCGACCCTGGCCCGCGTCGGCTTCGACACCCTCGGCCTGCAGACCTACCTGACGGCCGGCCCCAAGGAATCCCGCGCCTGGACCATCAAGAAGGGCGCCACCGCCCCCGAGGCCGCCGGAGTCATCCACACCGACTTCCAGAAGGGCTTCATCAAGGCCGAGGTGATCTCCTTCGGTGACCTGGTGGAGACCGGCTCGGTCGCCGAGGCCCGAGCGAAGGGCAAGGCCCGCATGGAGGGCAAGGACTACGTGATGCAGGACGGCGACGTCGTGGAGTTCCGCTTCAACGTGTAG
- a CDS encoding 4-hydroxy-3-methylbut-2-enyl diphosphate reductase → MGCMTASPGRRVLLAAPRGYCAGVDRAVIAVEKALEQYGAPIYVRHEIVHNKYVVQTLEKKGAIFVERTAEVPEGSIVMFSAHGVAPAVHDEAAAGGLATIDATCPLVTKVHKEAVRFANEDFDILLIGHEGHEEVIGTSGEAPDHITLVDGPGDVAKVEVRDPSRVVWLSQTTLSVDETMETVDALKEKFPQLISPPSDDICYATQNRQLAVKQMGEDADLVIVVGSKNSSNSVRLVEVAKLAGARDAYLVDFAGEIEEDWLDGVTTVGVTSGASVPEVLVEQVLEWLSTRGFEDVEIVKAAEESITFSLPKELRRDLRAEAAALVGRRTDGVSGSSAVSAVPGIPEK, encoded by the coding sequence ATGGGGTGCATGACTGCTTCGCCTGGCCGCCGTGTCCTGCTCGCCGCCCCCCGTGGCTACTGCGCGGGCGTGGACCGCGCCGTGATCGCCGTCGAGAAGGCCCTCGAGCAGTACGGGGCCCCGATCTATGTCCGCCACGAGATCGTCCACAACAAGTACGTCGTGCAGACCCTGGAGAAGAAGGGCGCGATCTTCGTCGAGCGGACCGCGGAGGTCCCCGAGGGGTCCATCGTCATGTTCTCCGCGCACGGCGTCGCCCCTGCCGTCCACGACGAGGCCGCGGCCGGCGGACTCGCCACCATCGACGCCACCTGCCCGCTGGTCACGAAGGTCCACAAGGAAGCGGTCCGCTTCGCGAACGAGGACTTCGACATCCTGCTGATCGGGCACGAGGGCCACGAGGAGGTCATCGGCACCTCCGGCGAGGCGCCCGACCACATCACGCTCGTGGACGGCCCCGGTGACGTCGCCAAGGTCGAGGTCCGCGACCCGTCCAGGGTCGTCTGGCTCTCCCAGACCACGCTGTCGGTCGACGAGACGATGGAGACGGTCGACGCCCTGAAGGAGAAGTTCCCGCAGCTCATCTCCCCGCCCAGCGACGACATCTGCTACGCCACGCAGAACCGTCAGCTCGCCGTGAAGCAGATGGGTGAGGACGCCGACCTCGTCATCGTGGTCGGCTCGAAGAACTCCTCGAACTCCGTACGCCTCGTCGAGGTGGCCAAACTCGCGGGCGCCCGCGACGCGTACCTCGTGGACTTCGCCGGCGAGATCGAGGAGGACTGGCTGGACGGGGTGACGACCGTCGGTGTCACCTCCGGAGCCTCCGTCCCCGAGGTCCTGGTCGAGCAGGTCCTGGAGTGGCTGTCCACCCGCGGCTTCGAGGACGTGGAGATCGTCAAGGCGGCCGAGGAGTCCATCACCTTCTCGCTGCCGAAGGAGCTCCGCCGCGACCTGCGCGCCGAGGCGGCGGCGCTGGTGGGCCGGCGGACGGACGGCGTGTCCGGTTCCTCCGCGGTGTCCGCTGTTCCCGGTATTCCCGAGAAGTGA
- the xseA gene encoding exodeoxyribonuclease VII large subunit, translating into MALNTSADAPLPVGEVSRLIGGWIDRLGAVWVEGQITQLSRRPGAGVVFLTLRDPSYDISVSVTCYRQVFDAVSDVVSEGARVVVLAKPEWYAPRGQLSLRATEIKPVGVGELLARLEQLKKSLAAEGLFAAERKKPLPFLPRLIGLVCGRASAAERDVLENARHRWPAVRFEVRNVPVQGVHAVPQVVQAVKELDALDGVDVIVVARGGGSVEDLLPFSDEQLVRAVAACRTPVVSAIGHEPDSPLLDLVADLRASTPTDAAKKVVPDVGEEYERVRLLRDRARRSVRSFVEREERGLAQALARPSIEDPHRMVDGRAEQVESLLDRGRRTLGHLLDRADSELTHTHARVVALSPAATLRRGYAVLQRADGQVVRDPDEVTAGEALRARVAEGEFSVRVDA; encoded by the coding sequence ATGGCTCTCAACACGTCCGCGGACGCTCCCCTGCCCGTCGGTGAGGTGTCGCGGCTCATCGGGGGATGGATCGACCGGCTCGGCGCGGTGTGGGTCGAGGGTCAGATCACACAGTTGTCGCGGCGCCCCGGCGCGGGGGTCGTCTTCCTGACGCTGCGCGACCCGTCGTACGACATCTCGGTGAGCGTCACCTGCTACCGGCAGGTGTTCGACGCCGTGTCGGACGTGGTGAGCGAGGGCGCCCGCGTCGTCGTACTCGCGAAGCCCGAGTGGTACGCGCCGCGCGGGCAGTTGTCGCTGCGCGCCACCGAGATCAAGCCGGTGGGGGTCGGTGAACTACTGGCCCGTCTGGAGCAGTTGAAGAAGTCCCTGGCGGCCGAGGGACTGTTCGCGGCCGAGCGGAAGAAACCACTCCCGTTCCTGCCCCGGCTCATCGGCCTGGTGTGCGGGCGGGCCTCCGCGGCCGAGCGGGACGTGCTGGAGAACGCGCGCCACCGCTGGCCCGCCGTCCGCTTCGAGGTGCGCAACGTCCCCGTGCAGGGAGTGCACGCCGTGCCGCAGGTCGTGCAGGCCGTGAAGGAGCTCGACGCGCTCGACGGCGTGGACGTGATCGTCGTGGCGCGGGGCGGCGGCAGTGTGGAGGATCTGCTGCCCTTCTCGGACGAGCAGCTCGTCCGCGCGGTCGCGGCCTGTCGTACGCCGGTCGTCTCGGCGATCGGGCACGAGCCGGACAGTCCGCTGCTGGACCTCGTCGCCGACCTGCGCGCCTCCACGCCGACCGACGCCGCCAAGAAGGTCGTACCGGACGTCGGCGAGGAGTACGAGCGGGTGCGGCTCCTGCGCGACCGGGCGCGGCGCAGTGTCCGGTCCTTCGTCGAGCGCGAGGAGCGCGGGCTCGCGCAGGCGCTGGCCCGGCCCTCGATAGAGGATCCGCACCGGATGGTCGACGGGCGGGCCGAGCAGGTCGAGTCGCTCCTGGACCGTGGCCGGCGCACGCTCGGGCACCTCCTGGACCGCGCCGACTCGGAGCTGACGCACACCCACGCGCGCGTGGTGGCCCTCTCCCCCGCCGCGACCCTCCGGCGGGGGTACGCGGTGCTGCAGCGGGCCGACGGTCAGGTGGTCCGGGACCCGGACGAGGTGACGGCGGGCGAGGCACTGCGGGCGCGGGTCGCCGAGGGTGAATTCTCCGTACGAGTGGATGCATAG
- a CDS encoding ATP-binding protein → MRGFLSWEVIGVIDTVGDCAEWTFPAEPGAVRTARAVVRGQLRTWELDVLGDVTALLVSELVTNSLRYATGPIGVRLVRPAGVPDALLVEVSDPLPDPPRERAAGTDDESGRGLQLVAGSSRRWGTRPGDTGKTVWFELAVPG, encoded by the coding sequence ATGCGTGGGTTCCTGTCCTGGGAAGTGATCGGCGTGATCGACACCGTTGGCGACTGCGCCGAGTGGACCTTTCCCGCGGAGCCGGGTGCCGTCCGCACGGCCCGCGCGGTCGTCCGCGGCCAGCTGCGCACCTGGGAGCTGGACGTCCTCGGCGACGTGACCGCGCTCCTGGTGAGTGAGCTGGTGACCAACTCCCTGCGGTACGCCACCGGCCCCATCGGCGTTCGCCTCGTCAGACCCGCGGGCGTGCCGGACGCCCTGCTGGTGGAGGTGTCCGACCCGCTGCCCGACCCGCCCCGGGAACGGGCCGCGGGCACCGACGACGAGAGCGGGCGCGGTCTGCAACTGGTGGCCGGTTCCTCCCGCCGCTGGGGCACCCGCCCCGGGGACACCGGTAAGACGGTCTGGTTCGAGCTGGCCGTCCCCGGCTGA
- a CDS encoding pyridoxal-phosphate dependent enzyme translates to MTALPDCFCPADGTRVPGGSLDWCCPVCRGPLDLDFAPTPASLKSLTGRVNSLWRYAECLPLSAPTVSLGEGRTPLVTLREGVSAKLDFLMPTLSFKDRGAVLLAELALRLRPRRVLADSSGNAGTAIAAYCARAALPCTVYVPGGTSPKKLEQIEAHGAQVRLVDGDREAAALAAREAADEPGTFYASHVHNPYFLHGTKTYVHELWEDLGGRLPDVLVVPVGNGTLLLGAALAVAELHGAGLIDRRPALYAVQAAAVAPLAHAWDEGADDLVGTTPTAPTSAEGIAVPRPPRARQILRAVRDSGGAFLTVTEDQIRHAQRDLASQGLYVESTGVACWAAVRDGVLGTRTAVVPLCGAGAKTGLARERASSGSDGSGPGPLTTAQP, encoded by the coding sequence ATGACAGCTTTGCCGGATTGTTTCTGCCCGGCGGACGGCACGCGCGTCCCCGGCGGCTCGCTCGACTGGTGCTGCCCGGTCTGTCGCGGCCCGCTCGACCTGGACTTCGCGCCGACCCCCGCGTCGCTCAAGTCCCTGACCGGGCGCGTGAACTCACTGTGGCGGTACGCGGAGTGCCTGCCCCTGTCCGCGCCCACGGTCAGTCTGGGCGAGGGACGCACTCCGCTGGTGACACTGCGCGAGGGCGTCTCGGCGAAGCTGGACTTCCTGATGCCGACGCTGTCGTTCAAGGACCGCGGCGCCGTCCTGCTCGCCGAACTGGCGCTGCGGCTGCGGCCCCGACGGGTTCTCGCGGACAGCAGCGGCAACGCCGGGACGGCGATCGCGGCCTACTGCGCGCGGGCCGCGCTGCCGTGCACGGTGTACGTCCCCGGAGGAACGTCGCCGAAGAAGCTGGAGCAGATCGAGGCGCACGGGGCACAGGTGCGCCTCGTGGACGGGGACCGGGAGGCGGCGGCCCTGGCGGCGCGCGAGGCGGCGGACGAGCCCGGCACCTTCTACGCCTCCCACGTCCACAACCCGTACTTCCTGCACGGCACGAAGACGTACGTGCACGAGCTCTGGGAGGATCTCGGCGGACGCCTCCCCGACGTCCTCGTCGTCCCGGTCGGCAACGGGACACTCCTCCTCGGCGCCGCCCTCGCCGTCGCCGAGCTGCACGGTGCGGGACTCATCGACCGGCGGCCCGCGCTGTACGCGGTCCAGGCCGCCGCCGTGGCACCGCTGGCGCACGCCTGGGACGAGGGCGCCGACGACCTCGTGGGCACCACCCCGACGGCCCCCACCTCCGCCGAGGGCATCGCCGTACCGCGCCCGCCGCGGGCCCGCCAGATCCTGCGTGCCGTCCGTGACTCCGGTGGCGCCTTCCTGACCGTGACGGAGGACCAGATCCGGCACGCCCAGCGGGACCTGGCGTCGCAGGGCCTCTACGTCGAGTCGACGGGCGTGGCGTGCTGGGCGGCCGTACGCGACGGTGTCCTCGGCACCCGGACGGCGGTGGTACCGCTGTGCGGGGCGGGGGCGAAGACGGGACTGGCCAGGGAGCGGGCGAGCTCCGGCAGCGACGGCTCCGGCCCCGGGCCGCTCACGACAGCGCAGCCATGA
- a CDS encoding serpin family protein gives MRITNATIRAVNGLTARWAGAVSGGTVFSAAGVWPLLAFLADGAGGAARTELADAVGLPAGEAAAAGRELLGGLREIRGLDSALGLWTERTLELREEWEAGLPAQARGVLTGRPEDDAAALDAWARKRTDGRISRLPADLGKGTELVVASALALRTEWFRPFTDGFLQPDAGPWLHRELRGLHRDTVLLDRVGVADTPHGAVTELKVLGTTGVDVHLLLGEERMSAGQVLGAGVDVLARRVRAVPGHELPYGEAGPGLRVSRERSGVPSPPSLHVTTVAFDLAADHDLLGLHELFGLSSARDARRPHFPGISDRPLCVGSARQSATAAFGALGFRAAAVTAFTGVAAGLPDLRHLTTTIEAVFDRPFGFLALHRTSRLVLAAGWITDPEPFGEDGYDEDESPDAW, from the coding sequence ATGCGGATCACGAACGCGACGATCCGGGCGGTCAACGGGCTGACGGCCCGTTGGGCGGGGGCGGTGTCCGGGGGAACCGTGTTCTCGGCGGCCGGGGTCTGGCCGCTGCTGGCCTTCCTCGCGGACGGGGCGGGTGGCGCGGCGCGTACGGAGCTCGCGGACGCGGTGGGACTGCCGGCCGGTGAAGCGGCGGCCGCGGGGCGCGAGTTGCTGGGCGGCCTGCGGGAGATACGGGGCCTCGACTCGGCGCTCGGGCTGTGGACCGAGCGGACCCTGGAACTCCGGGAGGAGTGGGAGGCGGGTCTGCCCGCCCAGGCGCGCGGAGTGCTCACCGGCCGGCCCGAGGACGACGCGGCGGCGCTGGACGCCTGGGCGCGGAAGCGGACGGACGGGCGGATCTCCCGGCTGCCGGCCGACCTCGGCAAGGGCACCGAACTGGTGGTCGCGAGCGCGCTCGCCCTGCGCACCGAGTGGTTCCGGCCGTTCACGGACGGATTCCTCCAACCCGACGCAGGCCCCTGGCTGCACCGGGAGCTGCGCGGGCTCCACCGCGACACCGTCCTGCTGGACCGGGTCGGTGTGGCCGACACACCGCACGGGGCGGTCACCGAGCTGAAGGTCCTCGGCACCACCGGCGTCGATGTCCATCTCCTGCTCGGCGAGGAGCGGATGAGCGCGGGTCAGGTCCTGGGCGCGGGCGTGGACGTCCTGGCGCGCCGGGTCCGGGCCGTTCCCGGGCACGAACTGCCGTACGGCGAGGCGGGCCCCGGTCTGCGGGTGTCGCGCGAGCGGTCCGGGGTCCCGTCCCCGCCGTCCCTCCACGTCACGACCGTGGCCTTCGACCTCGCCGCGGACCACGATCTCCTGGGCCTGCACGAGCTGTTCGGCCTCAGCTCGGCGAGGGACGCCCGGCGTCCGCACTTCCCGGGGATCAGTGACCGGCCGCTGTGCGTGGGGTCGGCCCGGCAGTCCGCCACCGCGGCCTTCGGCGCCCTCGGCTTCCGCGCCGCGGCGGTGACGGCCTTCACCGGCGTGGCGGCGGGACTCCCCGACCTCCGCCACCTCACCACCACCATCGAGGCCGTGTTCGACCGCCCCTTCGGCTTCCTCGCCCTGCACCGCACCTCGCGCCTGGTCCTCGCGGCCGGGTGGATCACCGATCCGGAGCCGTTCGGGGAGGACGGGTACGACGAGGACGAGAGCCCGGACGCGTGGTGA
- a CDS encoding DUF4190 domain-containing protein, whose translation MAIPPPPGPHQPEGPYPPPGQGPYQPPPYPQGPYQAWGQGYFPYNRPAPFNGLAISALVLGFLCFLPAVGLVLGIVALVQIRKRGERGRAMAVTGMVLSTLGIALFVLAVAAGGSRDFWDGFKDGVGDSAGSAFSLRKGDCFDAPGGSLEGVAYDVDKVPCAGRHDAEVFADFRMSGGSYPGDSKVVDAADTRCYALRAAYAMDAWAVPDNVDVYYFTPTRESWRGGDRAVTCMFGNTDGKSGLTGSLRKDALTLNADQTAYLRAADVLNQAMDTAPDKAYVEDDLPGHKAWAGRVSGALDEQARLLRGHGWGPAAEKPLAALVGNIEASRKEWTKAAAAPDADTFYAHYEKGLKLIDPSRAVTARKVLGLATTPPSDGSDEGARGDGAGGGGVEV comes from the coding sequence GTGGCCATACCCCCGCCGCCCGGGCCCCATCAGCCCGAGGGCCCGTATCCCCCGCCGGGCCAGGGGCCGTACCAGCCTCCCCCCTATCCCCAGGGCCCGTACCAGGCATGGGGCCAGGGCTACTTCCCGTACAACCGTCCCGCGCCCTTCAACGGGCTCGCGATCTCCGCGCTGGTGCTCGGCTTCCTGTGCTTCCTGCCGGCCGTCGGTCTGGTGCTCGGGATCGTCGCCCTCGTGCAGATCAGGAAGCGGGGGGAGCGGGGCAGGGCGATGGCGGTGACCGGCATGGTGCTGTCCACGCTCGGCATCGCGCTGTTCGTGCTCGCCGTAGCCGCGGGCGGATCGCGCGACTTCTGGGACGGCTTCAAGGACGGAGTGGGCGACTCGGCGGGCAGTGCCTTCTCGCTGAGGAAGGGTGACTGCTTCGACGCGCCGGGCGGTTCCCTGGAGGGTGTGGCGTACGACGTCGACAAGGTGCCCTGCGCCGGACGGCACGACGCCGAGGTGTTCGCGGACTTCAGGATGAGCGGCGGGAGCTATCCGGGCGACAGCAAGGTCGTCGACGCCGCCGACACCAGGTGCTACGCGCTGCGGGCCGCGTACGCGATGGACGCGTGGGCCGTCCCGGACAACGTCGACGTGTACTACTTCACGCCCACCCGGGAGAGCTGGCGCGGTGGCGACCGCGCGGTCACCTGCATGTTCGGGAACACGGACGGCAAGAGCGGTCTGACGGGCTCGCTGCGCAAGGACGCCCTGACGCTGAACGCCGATCAGACGGCGTACCTGCGGGCCGCGGACGTACTCAACCAGGCGATGGACACGGCACCGGACAAGGCGTACGTCGAGGACGACCTGCCGGGTCACAAGGCGTGGGCGGGCAGGGTCTCCGGCGCGCTCGACGAGCAGGCGCGCCTGCTGCGCGGCCACGGCTGGGGCCCCGCCGCCGAGAAACCCCTCGCGGCCCTCGTCGGGAACATCGAGGCGTCCCGCAAGGAGTGGACGAAGGCGGCGGCCGCCCCCGACGCGGACACCTTCTACGCGCACTACGAGAAGGGCCTGAAACTCATCGACCCGAGCAGGGCGGTCACGGCACGCAAGGTTCTGGGTCTGGCCACCACTCCGCCCTCAGACGGGTCGGACGAGGGCGCGCGGGGCGACGGGGCGGGTGGCGGCGGTGTCGAGGTGTGA
- a CDS encoding GntR family transcriptional regulator, with the protein MTFGEQPAYLRVAGDLRKKIVDGSLPPHTRLPSQARIREEYGVSDTVALEARKVLMAEGLVEGRSGSGTYVRERPVPRRVSRSGYRPDSGATPFRQEQADVAARGTWESRSEQAEASGAIAERLSIPPGDRVMCTKYVFRDAGEAMMLSTSWEPLAVTGRTPVMLPEEGPLGGMGVVERMAAIDVIVDNVTEEVGARPGLAEELLALGGVPGHVVVVIQRTYFASGRPVETADIVVPADRYRVAYHLPVK; encoded by the coding sequence GTGACTTTCGGTGAACAGCCGGCCTACCTGCGCGTCGCGGGTGATCTCCGCAAGAAGATCGTCGACGGTTCACTGCCACCACACACCCGCCTCCCGTCGCAGGCCAGGATCCGCGAGGAGTACGGGGTCTCGGACACCGTCGCGCTGGAGGCCCGCAAGGTGCTGATGGCAGAGGGCCTGGTCGAGGGGCGCTCGGGTTCGGGGACGTATGTGCGGGAGAGGCCGGTGCCGCGCCGGGTCTCCCGCTCCGGGTACCGGCCGGACAGCGGTGCGACCCCGTTCCGGCAGGAGCAGGCCGACGTGGCCGCGCGCGGCACCTGGGAGTCGCGCAGCGAGCAGGCCGAGGCGAGCGGGGCGATCGCGGAGCGCCTCTCGATCCCGCCCGGCGACCGCGTGATGTGCACGAAGTACGTGTTCCGGGACGCGGGCGAGGCCATGATGCTCTCCACGTCGTGGGAGCCGCTCGCGGTCACGGGCCGTACGCCGGTGATGCTTCCCGAGGAGGGCCCGCTCGGCGGCATGGGTGTCGTGGAGCGGATGGCCGCCATCGACGTGATCGTGGACAACGTCACGGAGGAAGTGGGCGCCCGCCCCGGTCTCGCGGAGGAACTCCTCGCGCTGGGCGGAGTGCCCGGGCATGTGGTCGTCGTCATCCAGCGCACGTACTTCGCCTCGGGGCGTCCGGTCGAGACGGCCGACATCGTCGTACCGGCGGATCGCTACCGCGTCGCGTACCACCTGCCGGTGAAGTAG